Proteins encoded within one genomic window of Nitrospina gracilis 3/211:
- the panC gene encoding pantoate--beta-alanine ligase has translation MEILRTIADMKAWSQRVRSTGRSLGLVPTMGALHEGHLSLVQRSLAGSDLTVVSIFVNPKQFGPGEDLGTYPANWEADRDLLEPLGVDAVFLPTRDLMYPKGFQTTVTVEGITNHLCGKSRPGFFQGVTTVVLKLFHIVQPHTAYFGEKDRQQLHVIRRMVEDLNLDVEIVGCPIVRDADGLAKSSRNQYLSAGQRDTALSLNRALEMARERIEAGEADAALLRREIESVLAPYADARIDYVSVCDADTFEELEVIHDKALVALAVFVGKARLIDNCLIERVPCKEPC, from the coding sequence ATGGAAATCCTTCGCACCATCGCGGACATGAAAGCGTGGTCTCAAAGGGTCCGGAGTACGGGTCGCTCCCTCGGGTTGGTCCCCACCATGGGGGCGCTTCACGAAGGGCACCTCAGTCTGGTCCAACGATCGCTCGCCGGCTCGGATCTCACCGTGGTCAGCATCTTCGTCAACCCGAAGCAGTTTGGTCCCGGCGAAGACCTCGGCACCTACCCGGCCAACTGGGAGGCGGACCGCGACCTGCTGGAGCCTCTGGGAGTGGATGCGGTGTTTTTGCCCACGCGCGATCTCATGTACCCGAAAGGATTCCAAACCACGGTGACCGTCGAGGGCATCACCAACCACCTGTGCGGCAAAAGCCGTCCCGGATTCTTCCAGGGGGTGACCACGGTGGTGTTGAAATTGTTTCATATCGTCCAGCCGCACACGGCTTATTTCGGCGAAAAGGACCGCCAGCAGTTGCACGTCATCCGCAGGATGGTGGAGGACCTGAACCTGGATGTAGAGATTGTGGGATGCCCCATTGTGCGCGATGCCGACGGGCTGGCCAAAAGCTCGCGCAACCAGTATTTGAGTGCGGGCCAGCGTGATACCGCGCTGTCCCTGAACCGCGCGCTGGAGATGGCGAGGGAACGCATCGAAGCGGGGGAAGCCGACGCCGCCCTGCTGCGCCGCGAAATCGAATCCGTGCTTGCTCCGTATGCCGATGCGCGTATCGATTACGTATCGGTCTGCGATGCGGACACGTTTGAGGAGTTGGAAGTCATTCATGACAAGGCCCTGGTGGCCCTGGCGGTGTTCGTCGGGAAAGCCAGGTTGATCGATAACTGTTTGATTGAGAGAGTGCCATGCAAAGAACCATGCTGA
- the panD gene encoding aspartate 1-decarboxylase codes for MQRTMLTAKLHRATVTDRDIEYEGSIEIDENLMDEVDILAYEQVHIYNINNGNRFLTYVIPGPRNSGRISVNGAAARMVERNDRIIIAAYGMMSVNKSNDYKPKVLLLNESNQVVERQGALAFSEKAFS; via the coding sequence ATGCAAAGAACCATGCTGACCGCGAAGCTCCACCGGGCCACGGTCACCGACCGTGACATCGAGTACGAAGGAAGCATCGAGATCGACGAAAACCTGATGGACGAGGTGGACATCCTGGCCTATGAGCAGGTCCACATTTATAATATCAACAACGGCAACCGCTTTCTGACCTACGTCATCCCCGGGCCCCGCAATTCGGGACGCATTTCCGTCAACGGCGCCGCCGCCCGGATGGTCGAGAGAAATGATCGCATTATAATTGCCGCTTATGGTATGATGAGTGTAAATAAGAGTAATGATTACAAACCCAAAGTTCTTCTGCTGAACGAGTCCAATCAGGTCGTTGAAAGGCAGGGGGCCTTGGCCTTTTCTGAAAAAGCTTTTTCATGA